One Arthrobacter sp. StoSoilB19 DNA window includes the following coding sequences:
- a CDS encoding Hsp20 family protein has product MLMRTDPFRELDRLTQQVFGTSARPAAMPMDAWQEDGEFVVAFDLPGVNVDSLDLNVERNVLTVRAERKDPTQPNVELVASERPRGVFSRQLILGDTLDTEHIKASYDQGVLTLRIPVAEQAKPRKIEIQTQQGEKHQIGS; this is encoded by the coding sequence ATGTTGATGCGTACGGACCCGTTCCGTGAGCTGGACCGGCTCACGCAGCAGGTCTTTGGAACCTCCGCCCGCCCGGCAGCCATGCCCATGGACGCGTGGCAGGAAGACGGGGAATTCGTGGTGGCGTTCGACCTTCCCGGTGTGAACGTGGATTCCCTGGACCTGAACGTTGAGCGGAACGTCCTGACCGTCCGGGCGGAGCGCAAGGACCCCACGCAGCCCAACGTGGAGCTCGTGGCCTCTGAGCGTCCCCGGGGCGTGTTCAGCCGCCAGTTGATCCTGGGTGACACCCTGGACACCGAGCACATCAAGGCCAGCTATGACCAGGGTGTCCTGACCCTGCGGATTCCGGTTGCCGAGCAGGCCAAGCCGCGCAAGATCGAGATCCAGACCCAGCAGGGCGAGAAGCACCAGATCGGCAGCTAG
- a CDS encoding J domain-containing protein, whose protein sequence is MTDLPDYYAILGVGRDAGRQEISHAYRALMRTHHPDMDGGRAYEGMETMGDTTAEKGNTAQGEELLRIMQAFNVLRDPGRRADYDRKLAAAAPTIIPVRKVRSRGGQSGPPIRVTPVRWESGPWS, encoded by the coding sequence ATGACTGATCTCCCCGACTACTACGCCATCCTGGGCGTAGGCCGGGACGCCGGCCGCCAGGAAATCTCGCATGCCTACCGCGCCCTCATGCGCACCCACCATCCGGATATGGACGGCGGGCGGGCTTACGAAGGCATGGAGACCATGGGGGATACGACGGCGGAGAAGGGCAACACTGCACAGGGGGAGGAACTTCTCCGGATCATGCAGGCGTTTAACGTGCTGCGTGACCCCGGGCGCCGCGCCGACTACGACAGGAAGCTGGCGGCAGCTGCGCCCACCATCATTCCGGTCCGGAAAGTCCGCAGCCGTGGCGGGCAGTCCGGACCTCCCATCCGCGTCACCCCGGTGCGGTGGGAAAGCGGGCCCTGGTCCTGA
- a CDS encoding MerR family transcriptional regulator, with the protein MADPEAGRAGRSPGSRALYAISVAAELTGTGQQNIRLYETKGLLTPSRTAGGTRQYSDDDIAVLLRIGELLQEGLNLAGVAKVLELEAAIVKLHRALKRAKSRPQ; encoded by the coding sequence ATGGCGGATCCTGAAGCAGGTCGGGCTGGCCGCTCCCCCGGTTCACGGGCCCTGTACGCCATCTCGGTGGCGGCGGAGCTCACGGGAACCGGACAGCAGAACATCAGGCTGTACGAAACCAAGGGACTGTTGACGCCCTCGCGGACGGCGGGCGGCACGCGCCAGTACAGCGACGACGATATTGCCGTACTGCTGCGGATCGGCGAACTCCTGCAGGAGGGGTTGAACCTGGCGGGCGTTGCGAAGGTACTGGAGCTGGAGGCAGCCATCGTGAAGCTGCACCGGGCACTCAAGCGGGCAAAATCGCGGCCGCAATAA